The genomic DNA TCTTGTCCGATTCAGCGTAACCGTCCCGCCCACGGAACCGCTCGATGATCCTCTTCACATCCAGGAACCGCTGCTCCGAGTACTGGTCGCCGTCGACAGCCAGCATGTCGTTGGTCAGGCTACGCAGATCCGAACGGAACTGTGCGACATCCTGATTAGTGGTGGGTTCCTTCTCCAACCGAATGAAGCGGCCCGGGTTGTATGGCACTGCGCCGAGCGCATCGTTGATCCGGTCGACTCGCTCATCGATGGCTGACGCCTGCCGCCCCAGCCAGTTATTGAACCCGGCGAGTTCTTGGATGGCGTTCTTATTCAGCTGTTCTTTGAATTCGCTCTCGAAACGCGGCAAGTCGTCGGTAGCGACGCGGTCACGAAACGCGAGGAAGTCGCCGCGAGCAGCGACAGTTGCGTCCATATCGGCGCGCTGCTCGGGCCACCGACGCAGCACCTCGCTCATGTACTGAGTCAGGTTCAGCGCGTGGCCACTTAGTTGACCAGAAAGCCGCTCGATGCGTCGATGCAGGTCCGCTGACAGTGTCGTCTCGATTTCGGCACATTGCGCTGCCTGTTTGGGCCGGCGTTCCCCGAGGCGTTCGTCGAGTGCGTGGTACGACGCCCGGGCGGTTTCCAGTTGACGCTCCGGCTGAGCAGCGACGAAATCGTCGTCCCGCGCACGGTCTTGCTTCGCGCGCTGCACGGACGCCGCCGTGGTGGCGAGCCGCCCGGTGATCTCCCTGCTCAGTTTCGTTGCGGCAGAGGATTGCTCAGCATTGTGTTCCAGCGCCAGGGTGATCTCTTCCAACCGCGACGAACCGGACTGCAAACGGACACGTTCGGCGTCATGTGCCGCGGCACGCGACGCAGCCTCGTCGACATCAAGGTCGGCCCACGAGCGGAACCCCTCAACGCGCAGGAACGCATCGAGCCGTTGCTGCAGCGCCTCCCTCTGCTCGCCCAACTGCGTAGCAACATCGGTTGCCTCCGAATGCTCCTGTTGCAGCTCGGTCAACTCGTTGCGCAGTGCGGCAATCTTGCGTTCATTGATCCAGCCCAGCACCCAGCGCCGCGGATCGTCGACGCGGTGTCGATCGTCCTTTTCGTGCCGGTCACCCGAGCGCACTTGTCCCTCACGGGTGACGGCGCGGGGATGATTGCGGAACTCATCGAGTGTCGCCGCGCAACGAAAGTTGGCCCGCTTCATCAGCTCGTGGCGGAGGTATTCCGTGAATGGCCCTTCCCGCACATCGATGCAGTCAGCCAGCAGCAGCCCATCCTCGACCGTCGGCTGCAGCCGTACCCGGTGCGCCGGTACTCGCTCGTAGACCAACTTGGCTCCCCGCCCCGCAACTGTGAGACTGCGTCCATTCACCCATGCGGCGACAGCGTCATAATGTCGTTGCGGCACCAGCAGGGACAGCGCAAACCCCCGGAGCACGCGTTCGGCAGCGCCTCGCCATTGCGAGTGCTCGTCGTCTACGTCGAGAAGCTCCCCGGCATAAGGTAATTCCCCCGGCGTCAGATTCAGCGCGGAACACAATTCGGCCCGGATGGCCACTTGTTCATGCGGCAGGTTGTTGGTGCGCTGTTCCAGGCTGCCGATCTCCCCTGTAAGGACCTCGCACTTTCGTCGAATTTCTCGCTCCCGTCCGATCGCGTCGACAACGGCCGTGTCCATATCGCGCTTCCGATTGGTCAAGCGGGGACGTTCGGCGCCAACCAACGTTGACAGCGCGGCGAACGCCCGCTCGTCGGAGACCGAGTCCAGGCCAGCGTCAGAGACGGCGGCATCAAATAGGACGCTGGTCTGTTGGCGTGCTTCTGTTTGAGCGCGTGCCTCGGCGGCCAGTCGTTCCAGCTCTCCGATCCGATCCCCACCCGCCTTCGCGCGCTGTTCGATCAGGGATTCACGTTCGTGGTTTAGCCGTCGCTGCTCCGATTCGGCCGCATCCTGCTGCGCCCACAGGGCCGCGCCCTCTGCCTCGAGCCGCGTGATCTCCGCAAAGAGCAGACCGGACCGAAGTTCTGCGATGTACGACCTGACTGCGGACCGTTCATGATCGAGTCCGTCGCGTTCGGCAAGTGCAGCGTCGTACTTGGCCGCCGTTTCCACGATAGGTTGGAGAGCCTCGAGCTGCTCGCGGGCCCGCTTGACGGCGTCGTGAGCCTTGGATAGGTCGTCGAAGTGTCCGATGATGTCACGAACCCGGTCAGTCGAGTCACTCGGTTCCAACATGTGATCACGGACGAAATCATTGAGGTTGCCAACGGATTTCATCGACACTGTCTGATGGAACAGCTCTAGTGCCTGGTCCGATCGGATACCGAGCAGACGACGCAACGAAGTCGCGTACTTGGGAAACTCGTCGAAAATTTCCGCGCCTGCCGCCCTCAGGCGTCGGCGCAGCGCGCGCAAGTCAGTACCAAAATCAGCGAAATCACCGGCGACCGACAGCTCTTTGATCGCGGTCACGAAGAACCGATACGGCTGACCGGTACTCTCGCGTTGCTGAAACACTTGGGCCAGCGTGACCGTCTCGTCGTAGCCGTGATTGTGGAAGACACCGAGAATCACCGAGTAGGTGCGCTTGTTCTCACGCAAGCCTTTTGGGCGGGATTTGCCAGTGGTCTCGTTGCGCTCGGACTTGTAGTGACCCTCGACGTAGGAGCGCAGCGTACGTTCCTTGGCGTCTGCACCGGCGGCCTTGTTGTAGGCGGCCTTGTGCGAGGGAACAAGTAAGGTCGTGAGCGCGTCGACTATCGTTGACTTGCCTGAGCCGATGTCACCGGTCAACAGCGCCGTATCGGTACCGGGCGTGAAGCGCCATACGTGGTCGTCGAAGGTTCCCCAGTTATAGACTTCGGCGTATTGCAGCCGGTATCCGGCTCGCTGTCCATCAACGAGTTCCACTGCGTCGGAGAGAGTTTCACTCACGGTTCGCTCGCTCATCGCCGACAGGAAGCCCTGCGTACTCGCGCAGCTTGCCGGCGAAGTCGGCTAGGGTCTGTGCATCGACGTAGGCCTTGAGGATGCGCCGCACCTCCCAATGATCGCGCTGACCGCGGAGCTGTCGCAGGAACCCGAGCTCGGCAGCCTTCTTGATTGTGGCCTCTGCTTGGTCGACAACACGGGCATCGTTCGTGGATTCCGCTTGGAACAGTCGCAGCAGTTCAACGATCTGGTCAGTGCTGAGAACCAATCTTCCCTCACCACCACTGGTTTCGAATTCAACCAGGCGTTTGCGCAACAGGACTAACAGCAGGCTGACGTTGTAGGTGAGCGCCCGCCGGCGCACCAGACGCGGTAGCGCCTCCACACCTTCTTCCTCCGACCGCGAACGCAGGTATGCGTAACCCTCGGCCTCATCAGTAACGACGTCGACGCCAATGGTGGCGAAATGGTCACGCACACCGGCACCCTGACGTTCTAGGACCAGCCAGGTGTCCTCGTCGGAGGTGCGGTAGACGACACCCTGCATTAGCCGGATGATGGTGGCCGCGACATCACGGTCCGTACTCATCGCCGTCGCACCGTCACTTTAGGTAGTCTGGCGCGCTTGATGAGGTCGGAATCGGCAACGTCCACGTATTCCAGAATGGTCTCCTCGGTCTCATCCATGTCGATGCTCACATCCTCATCGTTCAGCGCAAGGTAGCCGACGATCTCGGCCGCACCCTGTTCAATCGGGTGAGCAGCGATCACATCGGATAGCAGTGCTGATGTATTGCGAGGTAGCACAGCGCGGATAGTCTCGGCCAGTCGTACCTGGTCGATGTACGTCTGGTCGAACAATAGTGCGGCGTCGACCTGCTCGGTGGCTTCGCTTATGTGACTCTCGACAGCAACCGCCACCGGCGGCTGATACAGCGGACGCTCGAAGGGCAGTGCGATTTCGATGCCCGGCTCGTCGACCTCGAGACCGAAGGACGGCGGGTTCCTGCGCACCTCAAGGGCGGCCGTCTCCACTGCCCGGACGAGGTCCAACACACGGCGGTTCTCCAGCCAGACTTGATCGTCGAGAAAACGTCGCAGCTGTTCGGAGATCTGCCGGACCGTGCGCTGCGCCCTGTCGGCGGCCTCCGACCAGTCATGGTGGATTCCCTTGACGCTGTTGTTCCGCTGATCGGGTTCGATCGCGTCGAGAGCGGTAACCTTGGCCAGCAGATCGGCCAGCTCTGTCTGGCGTTGTTCGGAGAGCAAGAAGTCATAGAACGCTTGAAAGCTGCGTCCTTGATCCGAGCCGGCGATCTCCGAGCGGCTACCAACCAACTCCGCGAGCAATTCGCCCTTAGCTCCTTCCCAAGCCGCGATCTTCTCGCGCGCGGCTCGATCCAACAACCGGAAATTGTCTTCGACTTCGCGGAAATCCGCCAGCAGTTCGCGGGCCGTTGCCGACAACTGCTGATAGCGGTCACGTACGCCGGTGGCGTCCAACATGGGAACGTTGCCCGCTTCAATCGAGGCGATCTCCGCATCGAGTTCAGCTCTGCGCCGACGCAATTCAGCCGTCCGCACTTCGGGTTGAACTTCGGTTCCGTGCACAATCTGACGCAGTAGTTCGACAACGGTGTGCAATCTCGATTCGGTGCCGACGAAGGACCGTCCCCGCAGATTGAGAACCCAGGAATAGGACTTCTCGAATGCCGGTGTCACCTCGTAGTGAACCTCGTCGTCGCCTGGCGGGTAGAACCGCCGCAGGTATCCAGCCTCCGTAGCCGCCCAATCTTCCAGATAGGCGCGCGGCTCCTTGGGGTACCGGACCTCGTCGGCATTCAGCGCATAAAGATGCTCATCGAGCGCACCGGCGACCTCGCTGGCAGAGCACGCGCCACGATTGCCCTCGACGAAGAACTCCCCTAGGAAGGACAGGATGAGCGTGGCATTGCCTGCACGCAGCAGCCGCCAGGCAGGATGCCGCTCCCGCAACGCACTGACCTCTTGATAGTCCACGCTATCGAGGGTAGGCAGGCGCACCGACAGCATCACACCGTTGCCCAAAATCTACGCTCGGTAGCCCGCACACATCAGGCCGGAATCGACCCATACCTTCCGTTGACACCGAGGTGTTCATCGCGAAGTAGCCGACCTGCACCCTGTGCACACACCACCACTCAAGCTGCGTAAGGCCGCCCCGTCGATGACAGGGGCGGCCTCAGCAGGGACAGAAAGTCTCAGCGGTGGTTGTGCTGGTGGTGGTGATGCACCGGGCTGCCAGGCTGCGGGGCGTTCTGCTGGTGCGGGAACGCGTGGTGCGTGCCGACAGGGCTGCTGGCGGTCGTGACGTCGGCGTGCGCGGTGGCGGCACCGAGAAAGATGACGGCCGGCGCGGCGGCGAGGGCGAATCCGGCGGCGATGCGGCGGGTGATGTTCATGTCGACTCCTTTGGCGGATAAGGCTTTTCAAGTTCTTTCCGGTGTGTTCCGGTGTTGAACTAAGAATGCCGCGCACAGCAGTCGAGCTGTATCCGCCGACCGGCCCCTCCGTCGGGTGAAAGTCCTGTCCCCCGATCAGGGGACAAGAACCGGCGCCAAGACGACCTGGTCGGATCGGCAGGCTCTACGCCGAACGTGGCGCGTGCTGAGGCGCCACGCCGCGACGGACCATGCCAAGCGCCACACTCGACATAGGAAGCCAGGACAACCACTGTCCCAGACGAGCCCTCCGCGCGCGTCGGAGCCGTCCTCTACCGGTCAGGCCGGCAACCGGCTCAGCCACTCCTCGTCGTTGACGACCTGCCCATCGATGACGACGAGCGGCACGCCCGGCTCCGGGAACTCGTGCAGGAGCTTGAGGTTGTTGGCGGCGATGACTTTGGAGTCATAGCCGACGGGCAGGCCGAGCCGGATCAGGTCCTGCGCCGACTGCGGCGCACCCGCGCTACCCGCCAGCTCGGCCAACTGGTCGTTGCTCAGGTCCGTGTCGCCGCCTTCACGCGGCTGGTTCTCTTTCGCGAAAATCTGCTGGATGAAACGCCACGCGACATCGCTCGACTTCGACTCGCCGGCCGCGACGAAGGCCGCGTAGATCGCACGCTGGTCGTATGTGCCACTGGCCGAATACTTTTCGAGGAAGTTCACGAATCGCACGTTCACCCGCAGCGCGCCGTTGTCGATGCGCCGCCCCAGTTCCTCGCCGTCGGACCGGATCAGCTTGCCGCTGAACGGGCAGATGGGGTCGAGGTAGAGGTCGATCTGCCCGAGCGCGTGCGGGTCACCGATGGAGATGACGTCCCCGGCGGGTGCGGCAACGGCGGCGTGCGCCTGGCCGGCTGCAGGGCCGCCCATGAGCAACCCGATGAGCAGCCCCACAACGACGCTGAGGACGCCACGCCAGTTCACGTTCACGCCTCCATCATGGCGCAACGTTGCAGGCCCGCGCCGCTAAATGCCTAGGCGTCCCGACAACCGGAAAAGCCGGTCGGAACTCGCGTCATCAAGCCCGACGAATCGCACCGTCTTTCCTCGCGACGAGTACTTCATCCGGATCGCATCAAGGACGGCCACCGACGAGGCGTCCCACACCGCGGTGCCCGACAAGTCCACCACGACGTCGGCGGGGTCGCCCGCGTAGTCGAACTGATGCACCAGGTCGTTGCTGGATACGAAGAACAGATCGCCGCACACCCGGTACATCCCCGGTTCCACCAAGGACACCGAGGTGGAATGCGCGACGCGGCGCGCGAACGCGATCATTGCGGCCAACACCCCGAGCGCGACGCCGATCGCCAGGTTACCGGTGCCGACCGTCGCGCAGACCGTGATCGCCATAACCAGAGTTTCACTGCGCGGCAACACCTTCAGCGTCCGCGGCGCCACGCTGTGCCAGTCGAAGGTTGCTACCGAGACGACGATCATCACGGCGACCAGCGCCGCCATCGGTATCCGCCCGACCAGGTCGCCGAGGGCCAGCACCAGGATCAGCACGAACACCCCGGTCAGTAGCGTCGAGAGCCGGGTCCGGGCGCCGGCGATCTTGACGTTCATCATCGTCTGCCCCACCACGGCGCAACCACCCATGCCACCGAACAGCGCGGTCACCACGTTGGCCATGCCCTGCCCGCACGCCTCGCGGGTCTTGTTCGACGGCGTGTCTGTGATGTCGTCGACGAGCTTGGCCGTCATCAATAATTCGAGCAGCCCGACCAGCGCGGCTCCCACCGCGTACGGTGCGATGACCTGCAGCGTGTGCAGGGTGAACGGCACGTCTGGAATGCCGGGCATCGGCAACGAATTCGGCAGCGCCCCTTGATCTCCCACGTTAGGCACGTGCCAGCCGAAGGCCACCACCGCCACGGTCAGCACCAGCACCACGACCAGTGGCGGCGGCACCGCAGTGGTCAGTTTGGGCAGCAGCACCATCAACGCGATGCCGGCCGCGGTGAGCGGATACACCAGCCACGGCACGTCGATCAGATGCCGAAGCTGGGCGACGAACACCAGAATCGCGAGTGCGTTGACGAAGCCGACCATCACGCTGCGCGGAATGAACCGCATCAACTTGGCCACCCCGAGAAACGCCAGCAGCATCTGAATCACGCCCGCCAACGCGATGGTGGTCACCAGGTAGCCGACGCCGTGCTCGTGGGCCACCGGCGCCACCACGAGTGCCACCGCCGCCGTCGCCGCCGACACCATGGCCGGGCGTCCCCCGGCGAACGCGATGGTGATTGCCATGGTCACCGAGGAGAACAGCCCAACGCGGGGATCGACGCCCGCAATGACGGAGAAGGCGATGGCTTCCGGGATCAGCGCCAGCCCGACGACCGGCCCGGCCAGCACCTCGGTGCGTAGCACGGCGGGTGACAGATCGGTACGGGGCGCGCGGAACCCCGGCAGGGTGATGCTCATCGAAACTCCTTGGCGGAAAGCCAGTTTGGTCAGGCGGCCGGGCGCTGACCGAGGAAGTCCAGGATCGCGCGGCGGCGCCGCTGGTAGGACTCCTCGAATTGCGCCTCGGGGGTGCGGGGCTGCTCGATGGTGATGACCTCGGCGACGGTGGCGGGCCGGTGGCTCAGCAGCACGACGCGGTCGGCCAACAGCAGCGCCTCGTCGACGTCGTGGGTGACGAACAGCAGCGTCATCTTGTGGTCCTCCCACACCGACATCAGCAGCTGCTGCATCTCCAGCCGGGTCTGCGCGTCGAGGGCGCCGAACGGCTCGTCCATCAGCATCACCCGCGGCTTGCAGGCCAGGGTCCGGGCCAGCTGCACCCGCTGGCGCATGCCGCCCGAGAGCTGGCTCGGCAGGTGGTGCAGATACGCCCCGAGCCCGACCTGCTCGAGCCGCGCCGTCGCCGTCTCCTTCAGCTCCTTGCCGCGCACACCCCGCAGCTTGAGCGGGAACTCGACGTTCTTGAGCGCACTGCGCCACGGGAACAGCGCGTCCTCCTGGAACACCATGGCGCACTGGGCCGCATTGCCAGCGACCGGTGCCCCGTCGACTGTGGCGGTGCCACCCATGGGCTTGAGCAGCCCGGCCAACGCCCGCAGAATGGTCGACTTGCCGCAGCCGGACGGGCCGAGGAAGACGACCACTTCGCCACCCTCGATGGCCAGGCTGATGTTGGCAGCGACCACACCGTTGAAGCCCAGCTGCAGCTGCTGGAGATTGACGGCGCCGGCGCTCATCGGGCGGCCCTCGGCAGCCAGCGGTTGACCCGCCGTCCGATCCGTTCCACCAACCACGCGGTACCAAGTCCCAGCGCGCCGATGGAAATCATGCCGACCACCACTCCGGCGTAGTCGAGCAATCCGTAGGCCTGCCAGGTGTAGTACCCGATGCCGTATTGGCCCGAGATCATCTCCGCACTGACCACGCAGATCCAGGCCACGCCCATCGCGACCGAGAGGCCGGCGAAAATCCCCGGTAGCGCACCTGGGATTATCACGTGGAGCAACAACGACATTCGTCCGGCACCCATGGTCTGCGCGGCTTCCTCCCACACTTTCGGCATCGAGTCCATGGCGTGGATGGTGCTGACCACCACCGGGAAGAACGCGGCGAAGAACGTGATGAACACGATGCCCTGCTCGCTGGACGGGAACAGCAGGATGGTGAGCGGCACCAGCGCGATGGCCGGGATGGGGCGGATCAGTTCGATGAACGGCCGCAACGTCATTCGGGCGATCTCCGAGCGACCGATCAGCACACCCAACCCGATACCGATCACAGCCGCCAGACCGAAGCCCAGCAGGATGCGTTGCAGGCTGGCCAGCAGGTCGTCGTAGAAAGCAGCTGAACTGGCCCGTGTCATCAGAGTGTGGAACACGGCCTCCGGTGCCGGCATCCGGTTGAACCGCAGCCACGCGACGACGTTGTGCGCCGTCAGCAGATGCCACAGCGTCAGGAAGACGGCGATCGGGATGAGCGGCAGCAGGAAGGCCGGGAGACGCCGTGCGGCCGGCGCCGACAGCAGATCAACCACCTTGTGCCGCATCGGTTTTCCGGTCCGCTTCGCCGGTGACCACAGGCGAGGGACCGCCAGCGTGGGTCTGGTCATGAGCTCGGTCATGCGTTTCCTTTCTCTCCTGTTGGTGTGACTAGCCCGCGACGCGGGATTGACCGATGGCGGCGGCGTAGCCGACGGCTGCCGCTTGGGGGTGCTTGGTCCGGTACGTGTCGGCACCGGCGGACGTAGCGAAGGGCTTGTACCGCTGAGTGGGTAGGGCCTCCGGATCCTGAAGCCAGACAGCGTGATCGGCGAAGATCCGCAGGCCGGTCAAGGCGTCAGGCACGTAGGCGGCCCGGATGTGCGGTGTCGCGGCAAGCCGGCGCAGTAGGCAACTCGGGGTGGCGGAGACTTCAGTGGCCGCACCGGATGCCCACAGTTCAGAGGCCTGCGCCGGGTCGTTGACCGGCAGTCCGCACACCTCGTCGAAACCGGTCAGCGTCATCGGATTCGCGGTGTTCGCCTGACGCTGCGGGTAGTCGGGTCCGAACAACTGCTTCAGATATCCGTCGTTGATGAAATGAGAGACGTCGAAATCCTTTGTCACCGCGCCGCGCCCGACCAGGTAGGTCTTGATCGGCTTGAACGCCGCGAGCACCCGATCCTTGAGCGTCATATCGAAACTCACGAAGCCGTTCGGACCGTTGTACAGATAGATCACTTCGGGTTCGATCCCGGTCAGGGCACTGACCCGCAGGGCCGACTTGAGCGGATGCGCGACGATCTCGTCGGTGGTGCTCTTCATGGCCCGCAGGAACGCCGCCATCACCTCGGGATGGCCGTCGACGAACTGCCGGCGCGCGACAACGCCGTGAAAGGTGGGCACATTGTTGTCGCCGCCGTCGTATAGCAGCCGCCCCTGGTTGCGGTAGATCACCAGCTGCGGCCATGGCACGAACTGCGCCAGGGCGTCGACCTGGCCACCGTCGATCGACGACGCTCCGACCGACGGATCCTGATTGACGACGTGCAGCGAGTCCTTGCTGATGCCAACGGTTTTCACGGCGGTGGACAACATGCCGTCGCCGGCCGATCCGAGGCTGGTGGACACCTTCTTGCCGGTCAGGTCAGCGAGCGTGCGCGCCGACGAGTCCGACCGCACCACCACCTGATTCAGCGATCCGCGCAGGTTGTAGCCGGTGGTGGCGACCAATTCCGTTGCCGCGTCATCGTATTTGTGGGTCTTGGAGCCGTTGGTCAGCAGCGGATAGTCGCCCATCGATCCGATGTCGACGTGCGTGGCGATCATCTGCGCCGTCAGCGGAGCGCCCGAAGCGAAGTCCTGCCACACAACCCGGTACTT from Mycolicibacterium phocaicum includes the following:
- a CDS encoding DsbA family protein; the protein is MGGPAAGQAHAAVAAPAGDVISIGDPHALGQIDLYLDPICPFSGKLIRSDGEELGRRIDNGALRVNVRFVNFLEKYSASGTYDQRAIYAAFVAAGESKSSDVAWRFIQQIFAKENQPREGGDTDLSNDQLAELAGSAGAPQSAQDLIRLGLPVGYDSKVIAANNLKLLHEFPEPGVPLVVIDGQVVNDEEWLSRLPA
- a CDS encoding ABC transporter permease; this translates as MTELMTRPTLAVPRLWSPAKRTGKPMRHKVVDLLSAPAARRLPAFLLPLIPIAVFLTLWHLLTAHNVVAWLRFNRMPAPEAVFHTLMTRASSAAFYDDLLASLQRILLGFGLAAVIGIGLGVLIGRSEIARMTLRPFIELIRPIPAIALVPLTILLFPSSEQGIVFITFFAAFFPVVVSTIHAMDSMPKVWEEAAQTMGAGRMSLLLHVIIPGALPGIFAGLSVAMGVAWICVVSAEMISGQYGIGYYTWQAYGLLDYAGVVVGMISIGALGLGTAWLVERIGRRVNRWLPRAAR
- a CDS encoding ATP-binding protein, which encodes MSETLSDAVELVDGQRAGYRLQYAEVYNWGTFDDHVWRFTPGTDTALLTGDIGSGKSTIVDALTTLLVPSHKAAYNKAAGADAKERTLRSYVEGHYKSERNETTGKSRPKGLRENKRTYSVILGVFHNHGYDETVTLAQVFQQRESTGQPYRFFVTAIKELSVAGDFADFGTDLRALRRRLRAAGAEIFDEFPKYATSLRRLLGIRSDQALELFHQTVSMKSVGNLNDFVRDHMLEPSDSTDRVRDIIGHFDDLSKAHDAVKRAREQLEALQPIVETAAKYDAALAERDGLDHERSAVRSYIAELRSGLLFAEITRLEAEGAALWAQQDAAESEQRRLNHERESLIEQRAKAGGDRIGELERLAAEARAQTEARQQTSVLFDAAVSDAGLDSVSDERAFAALSTLVGAERPRLTNRKRDMDTAVVDAIGREREIRRKCEVLTGEIGSLEQRTNNLPHEQVAIRAELCSALNLTPGELPYAGELLDVDDEHSQWRGAAERVLRGFALSLLVPQRHYDAVAAWVNGRSLTVAGRGAKLVYERVPAHRVRLQPTVEDGLLLADCIDVREGPFTEYLRHELMKRANFRCAATLDEFRNHPRAVTREGQVRSGDRHEKDDRHRVDDPRRWVLGWINERKIAALRNELTELQQEHSEATDVATQLGEQREALQQRLDAFLRVEGFRSWADLDVDEAASRAAAHDAERVRLQSGSSRLEEITLALEHNAEQSSAATKLSREITGRLATTAASVQRAKQDRARDDDFVAAQPERQLETARASYHALDERLGERRPKQAAQCAEIETTLSADLHRRIERLSGQLSGHALNLTQYMSEVLRRWPEQRADMDATVAARGDFLAFRDRVATDDLPRFESEFKEQLNKNAIQELAGFNNWLGRQASAIDERVDRINDALGAVPYNPGRFIRLEKEPTTNQDVAQFRSDLRSLTNDMLAVDGDQYSEQRFLDVKRIIERFRGRDGYAESDKNWTRRVTDVRNWFVFSASERDVETDVEWEHYSDSDGKSGGQKEKLAYTILAASLAYQFGLEWGVSRSRDFRFAVIDEAFGRGSDVSTRYALELFATLGLQLLIVTPLQKVHVIEPYVKAIGIVDNPGGTYSRLQTMTIEEYRSRRDGSSV
- a CDS encoding SulP family inorganic anion transporter, producing MSITLPGFRAPRTDLSPAVLRTEVLAGPVVGLALIPEAIAFSVIAGVDPRVGLFSSVTMAITIAFAGGRPAMVSAATAAVALVVAPVAHEHGVGYLVTTIALAGVIQMLLAFLGVAKLMRFIPRSVMVGFVNALAILVFVAQLRHLIDVPWLVYPLTAAGIALMVLLPKLTTAVPPPLVVVLVLTVAVVAFGWHVPNVGDQGALPNSLPMPGIPDVPFTLHTLQVIAPYAVGAALVGLLELLMTAKLVDDITDTPSNKTREACGQGMANVVTALFGGMGGCAVVGQTMMNVKIAGARTRLSTLLTGVFVLILVLALGDLVGRIPMAALVAVMIVVSVATFDWHSVAPRTLKVLPRSETLVMAITVCATVGTGNLAIGVALGVLAAMIAFARRVAHSTSVSLVEPGMYRVCGDLFFVSSNDLVHQFDYAGDPADVVVDLSGTAVWDASSVAVLDAIRMKYSSRGKTVRFVGLDDASSDRLFRLSGRLGI
- a CDS encoding ABC transporter substrate-binding protein, with protein sequence MLSEPTVVVNVGYQSKTINTVNAGTLLRDRGDFENQLKQLGATTNTKYRVVWQDFASGAPLTAQMIATHVDIGSMGDYPLLTNGSKTHKYDDAATELVATTGYNLRGSLNQVVVRSDSSARTLADLTGKKVSTSLGSAGDGMLSTAVKTVGISKDSLHVVNQDPSVGASSIDGGQVDALAQFVPWPQLVIYRNQGRLLYDGGDNNVPTFHGVVARRQFVDGHPEVMAAFLRAMKSTTDEIVAHPLKSALRVSALTGIEPEVIYLYNGPNGFVSFDMTLKDRVLAAFKPIKTYLVGRGAVTKDFDVSHFINDGYLKQLFGPDYPQRQANTANPMTLTGFDEVCGLPVNDPAQASELWASGAATEVSATPSCLLRRLAATPHIRAAYVPDALTGLRIFADHAVWLQDPEALPTQRYKPFATSAGADTYRTKHPQAAAVGYAAAIGQSRVAG
- a CDS encoding DUF3375 domain-containing protein yields the protein MLSVRLPTLDSVDYQEVSALRERHPAWRLLRAGNATLILSFLGEFFVEGNRGACSASEVAGALDEHLYALNADEVRYPKEPRAYLEDWAATEAGYLRRFYPPGDDEVHYEVTPAFEKSYSWVLNLRGRSFVGTESRLHTVVELLRQIVHGTEVQPEVRTAELRRRRAELDAEIASIEAGNVPMLDATGVRDRYQQLSATARELLADFREVEDNFRLLDRAAREKIAAWEGAKGELLAELVGSRSEIAGSDQGRSFQAFYDFLLSEQRQTELADLLAKVTALDAIEPDQRNNSVKGIHHDWSEAADRAQRTVRQISEQLRRFLDDQVWLENRRVLDLVRAVETAALEVRRNPPSFGLEVDEPGIEIALPFERPLYQPPVAVAVESHISEATEQVDAALLFDQTYIDQVRLAETIRAVLPRNTSALLSDVIAAHPIEQGAAEIVGYLALNDEDVSIDMDETEETILEYVDVADSDLIKRARLPKVTVRRR
- a CDS encoding ABC transporter ATP-binding protein: MSAGAVNLQQLQLGFNGVVAANISLAIEGGEVVVFLGPSGCGKSTILRALAGLLKPMGGTATVDGAPVAGNAAQCAMVFQEDALFPWRSALKNVEFPLKLRGVRGKELKETATARLEQVGLGAYLHHLPSQLSGGMRQRVQLARTLACKPRVMLMDEPFGALDAQTRLEMQQLLMSVWEDHKMTLLFVTHDVDEALLLADRVVLLSHRPATVAEVITIEQPRTPEAQFEESYQRRRRAILDFLGQRPAA
- a CDS encoding DUF4194 domain-containing protein; protein product: MSTDRDVAATIIRLMQGVVYRTSDEDTWLVLERQGAGVRDHFATIGVDVVTDEAEGYAYLRSRSEEEGVEALPRLVRRRALTYNVSLLLVLLRKRLVEFETSGGEGRLVLSTDQIVELLRLFQAESTNDARVVDQAEATIKKAAELGFLRQLRGQRDHWEVRRILKAYVDAQTLADFAGKLREYAGLPVGDERANRE